A region of Myxococcus stipitatus DSM 14675 DNA encodes the following proteins:
- a CDS encoding AAA family ATPase, with translation MSVAHPGLESRRVPRGEDVRERVAAIELLSPRDIDARLTALGYRGQGEARRAASVLAYRHVRRIRRVYLEGLSAETGARENCLFLGPTGSGKTFLVELLFREILAVPTVLADATQFSETGYVGDDVNTLLSRLYEAADKDAEWAACGVICLDEFDKLATSRSDSRFAGQQTTKDVSGFGVQRSLLHLLSGSSADFPPDFGFTSRLQPDTMELSCITFIACGAFSGLGTTADTLTRTERLGFGREPKHAVGESIAVAVTQEQLEQTTAFARYGFIPELIGRFNRLVSFTPLDAATLSDILEQNVLRAYEREFEQEGLRLRVEPEVKQHIVARALKRETGARGLRTTLAPLLEQAAYDHFGQPGAASTVRLVLDGGEVRSLTD, from the coding sequence ATGTCTGTCGCCCACCCCGGTCTGGAGTCTCGACGTGTCCCGCGCGGAGAGGACGTGCGCGAGCGAGTCGCGGCCATCGAGCTCCTGTCTCCCCGCGACATCGACGCGCGGCTCACGGCGCTGGGATATCGAGGACAGGGAGAGGCCCGGCGCGCGGCGTCGGTCCTGGCCTACCGCCACGTGCGCCGCATCCGCCGCGTGTATCTGGAGGGGCTCTCCGCGGAGACGGGCGCTCGCGAGAACTGCCTGTTCCTGGGCCCCACCGGCTCTGGCAAGACGTTCCTGGTGGAGCTGCTGTTTCGCGAAATCCTCGCCGTGCCCACGGTGCTCGCGGACGCGACCCAGTTCTCTGAAACCGGTTACGTGGGGGACGACGTCAACACGCTGCTGTCGCGACTGTATGAAGCCGCGGACAAGGACGCCGAGTGGGCCGCGTGCGGCGTCATCTGCCTGGACGAGTTCGACAAGCTCGCCACCAGTCGCTCCGACAGCCGCTTCGCCGGGCAGCAGACGACCAAGGACGTGAGCGGCTTCGGGGTGCAGCGCTCCCTGCTGCACCTGCTGTCGGGCTCCAGCGCGGACTTCCCGCCGGACTTCGGCTTCACGAGCCGGCTCCAGCCGGACACGATGGAGCTGTCCTGCATCACCTTCATCGCCTGTGGTGCGTTCAGTGGACTGGGCACCACGGCGGACACCCTGACGCGGACGGAGCGGCTGGGCTTCGGGCGCGAGCCCAAGCACGCGGTGGGCGAGTCCATCGCCGTGGCCGTCACCCAGGAGCAACTGGAGCAGACGACGGCCTTCGCGCGCTATGGCTTCATCCCGGAGCTCATCGGCCGCTTCAACCGGCTGGTCTCCTTCACGCCGCTGGACGCCGCCACGCTGAGCGACATCCTCGAGCAGAACGTGCTGCGCGCGTATGAGCGCGAGTTCGAGCAGGAGGGCCTGCGCCTGCGGGTGGAGCCCGAGGTGAAGCAGCACATCGTGGCGCGGGCGCTCAAGCGGGAGACGGGGGCCAGAGGGCTGCGCACGACGCTGGCGCCGCTGCTGGAGCAGGCGGCCTATGACCACTTCGGCCAGCCGGGCGCGGCCTCCACCGTGCGCCTGGTGTTGGATGGCGGCGAGGTGCGCTCGCTCACGGATTGA
- the treZ gene encoding malto-oligosyltrehalose trehalohydrolase, translated as MSPLEVLASTRRKQLGAWVDAGPTARWRVWAPGHQRVEVVLHDARGAPGRVLPMTPEAGGFFVAELEGQGAGVLYKLRVDGEGPFPDPWSRAQPQGVHGPSEVVVPDFAWTDAGWKGVEPSSLVLYEVHVGTATPEGTFEALIARLPALVELGVNALELMPVACFPGERSWGYDGVDLFAPAQVYGGPEGLRRLVDAAHARGLAVVLDVVYNHFGPDGNYLRVYSPHYFTGRHHTPWGDAVNYDGADSAPVRELVLSNVEMWIRDYHLDGLRLDATHALVDESPRHLLDEIAERARACAPGRSVLLIAEDGRNERRLVLSSAEGGYALDGLWADDFHHQMRRAFAGDSEGYYQDYTGHTEDLARTLRHGWFYEGQVSKHQGQARGTSAEGLAPWHFVYCLQNHDQVGNRALGERLGSDVSPAAFRAMSVLLLTSPYTPLLFMGQEWNASTPFLYFTDHHAELGRLVTEGRRREFADFSRFAGEEVPDPQALETFTRSRLDWSEADQPAHAGVRLLYRELLQLRGREPAFREARRGTYDARALGPDALCLERCSEGQTLLVLLALRGTLTHPVPRGAEVLLWSEAPRFGGAARESPLRDGAVTLEGPSAVVLRVSSAK; from the coding sequence ATGAGTCCTCTCGAGGTGTTGGCGAGCACGCGGCGGAAGCAGCTCGGGGCCTGGGTCGATGCGGGCCCGACGGCGCGGTGGCGGGTCTGGGCCCCGGGCCATCAGCGGGTGGAGGTGGTCCTCCATGACGCGCGGGGTGCGCCCGGACGCGTGTTGCCGATGACCCCCGAGGCCGGTGGCTTCTTCGTCGCCGAGCTGGAAGGGCAGGGGGCCGGAGTCCTCTACAAGCTGCGTGTGGATGGGGAAGGGCCCTTTCCGGACCCGTGGTCCCGCGCGCAGCCGCAAGGGGTGCATGGGCCGTCCGAAGTGGTGGTGCCGGACTTCGCGTGGACGGACGCGGGATGGAAGGGCGTGGAGCCCTCGTCACTCGTCCTCTACGAGGTGCACGTGGGCACCGCCACGCCCGAGGGCACCTTCGAGGCGCTCATCGCCCGGCTCCCCGCGCTCGTGGAGCTGGGCGTCAACGCGCTGGAGTTGATGCCCGTGGCCTGCTTCCCCGGCGAGAGGAGCTGGGGCTACGACGGCGTGGACCTCTTCGCGCCCGCCCAGGTGTATGGCGGGCCGGAGGGCCTGCGCCGGTTGGTGGACGCGGCCCATGCGCGGGGCCTCGCCGTGGTGCTGGACGTCGTCTACAACCACTTCGGTCCGGACGGGAACTACCTCCGGGTGTACTCGCCGCACTACTTCACCGGACGCCACCACACGCCGTGGGGCGACGCGGTGAACTACGACGGCGCGGACAGCGCGCCCGTGCGCGAGCTGGTGCTCTCCAACGTGGAGATGTGGATTCGCGACTACCACCTGGATGGGCTGCGCCTGGATGCGACCCACGCGCTGGTGGACGAGAGTCCCCGGCACCTGCTCGACGAAATCGCCGAGCGCGCGCGGGCCTGTGCACCGGGGCGAAGCGTGCTCCTCATCGCCGAGGATGGGCGCAACGAGCGGCGCCTGGTCCTCTCCTCGGCCGAAGGCGGTTACGCGCTGGATGGCCTCTGGGCGGATGACTTCCATCACCAGATGCGGCGCGCCTTCGCGGGAGACAGTGAGGGCTACTACCAGGACTACACGGGCCACACCGAGGACCTGGCGCGAACGCTGCGCCACGGTTGGTTCTACGAGGGGCAGGTGTCGAAGCACCAGGGCCAGGCGCGAGGCACGTCGGCCGAGGGACTGGCGCCGTGGCACTTCGTGTACTGTCTTCAGAATCACGACCAGGTGGGCAACCGCGCGCTGGGAGAGCGATTGGGGAGCGATGTGTCCCCGGCCGCCTTCCGTGCGATGAGTGTGTTGCTGCTCACGTCGCCCTATACACCGCTGCTCTTCATGGGACAGGAGTGGAACGCGAGCACGCCGTTCCTCTACTTCACGGACCACCATGCGGAGCTGGGGCGGCTCGTCACGGAAGGACGGCGCCGCGAGTTCGCGGACTTCTCACGCTTCGCGGGCGAGGAGGTCCCCGACCCGCAGGCCCTGGAGACCTTCACCCGCTCCCGCCTGGATTGGAGTGAGGCGGACCAGCCCGCGCACGCCGGGGTCCGCCTGCTCTATCGCGAGCTGCTCCAGCTGCGTGGGCGTGAGCCCGCCTTCAGGGAGGCGCGCCGGGGGACCTACGACGCGCGAGCGCTGGGGCCCGATGCGTTGTGCCTGGAGCGGTGCTCGGAAGGGCAGACGCTGCTCGTGCTGCTCGCCCTGCGCGGGACGCTGACGCACCCAGTCCCTCGGGGCGCGGAGGTGCTGCTGTGGAGCGAGGCCCCTCGCTTCGGCGGCGCCGCGCGGGAGTCACCGCTGCGAGACGGAGCCGTGACGCTGGAGGGCCCCTCGGCGGTCGTGCTGCGTGTCTCGAGCGCGAAGTAG
- a CDS encoding M20 family metallopeptidase, translating into MNVQTATESSDRIWEKEILPALERYIRIPNKSPAFDPDWVKHGHMEAAVQLIAEWCRTQAAHLPGLTLEVVRLKDEQGRDRTPVIYMEIPGTRGDDTVLLYGHLDKQPEMTGWREDLTPWTPKREGDKLYGRGGADDGYSAFASLTALRLLREQGVAHARCVVLIEACEESGSYDLPAYIEALAPRIGKPSLVVCLDSGCANYEQLWMTTSLRGMVAGNLRVDVLTEGVHSGDASGIVASSFRVLRQVLSRVEEQDTGRVTVQGLHVEIPQERREQASSAAKVLGEEVFAKFPWVPGMKPMSDDGAELVLNRTWRPALSVTAVDGMPSLQNAGNVLRPFTTVKLSMRIPPRLEPKAAQKALKEALEKDPPYGAKVTFDGDKASIGWDAPPLASWLSRAVESASGTYFGRPAMAMGEGGTIPFMGMLGERFPEAQFLITGLLGPGSNAHGPNEFLHVPTGKKLTCCVASVIAEHFKR; encoded by the coding sequence ATGAACGTCCAGACCGCCACCGAATCCTCCGACCGCATCTGGGAGAAGGAAATCCTCCCGGCGCTCGAGCGCTACATCCGCATCCCCAACAAGTCGCCCGCCTTCGACCCGGACTGGGTGAAGCACGGCCACATGGAAGCCGCGGTGCAGCTCATCGCGGAGTGGTGCCGCACGCAGGCGGCCCACCTGCCCGGCCTCACGTTGGAAGTGGTCCGCCTCAAGGATGAGCAGGGCCGCGACCGCACGCCGGTCATCTACATGGAGATTCCCGGCACGCGCGGCGACGACACCGTGCTGCTGTACGGCCACCTGGACAAGCAGCCGGAGATGACGGGTTGGCGCGAGGACCTGACGCCGTGGACCCCCAAGCGCGAGGGCGACAAGCTCTACGGCCGGGGTGGCGCGGATGACGGCTACTCCGCCTTCGCGTCGCTGACGGCGCTGCGCCTGCTGCGCGAGCAGGGCGTGGCGCACGCGCGCTGCGTCGTCCTCATCGAGGCGTGCGAGGAGAGCGGCAGCTACGACCTGCCCGCGTACATCGAGGCGCTCGCGCCGCGCATCGGCAAGCCGTCGCTGGTGGTGTGCCTGGACTCGGGCTGCGCCAACTACGAGCAGCTCTGGATGACCACGTCGCTGCGCGGCATGGTGGCGGGCAACCTGCGCGTGGACGTGCTCACGGAGGGTGTCCACTCCGGCGACGCCAGCGGCATCGTCGCGTCGTCCTTCCGCGTGCTGCGTCAGGTGCTGTCGCGGGTGGAGGAGCAGGACACGGGCCGCGTCACGGTGCAGGGCCTGCACGTGGAGATTCCCCAGGAGCGGCGCGAGCAGGCGTCCTCCGCGGCGAAGGTGCTGGGCGAGGAGGTCTTCGCCAAGTTCCCGTGGGTGCCGGGCATGAAGCCCATGTCGGACGACGGCGCGGAATTGGTGCTCAACCGCACGTGGCGTCCGGCGCTGTCGGTGACGGCGGTGGACGGCATGCCGTCGCTGCAGAACGCGGGCAACGTGCTGCGTCCCTTCACCACGGTGAAGCTGTCCATGCGCATCCCGCCGCGCCTGGAGCCCAAGGCGGCGCAGAAGGCGCTGAAGGAAGCGCTGGAGAAGGACCCGCCGTACGGCGCGAAGGTGACGTTCGACGGCGACAAGGCGAGCATCGGCTGGGACGCGCCGCCGTTGGCGAGCTGGCTGTCTCGCGCGGTGGAGTCCGCGTCCGGCACGTACTTCGGTCGGCCGGCCATGGCCATGGGCGAGGGCGGCACCATCCCCTTCATGGGCATGCTGGGCGAGCGCTTCCCGGAGGCGCAGTTCCTCATCACCGGCCTGCTGGGGCCGGGCAGCAACGCGCACGGGCCCAACGAGTTCCTGCACGTCCCCACCGGCAAGAAGCTCACGTGCTGCGTGGCCAGCGTCATCGCCGAGCACTTCAAGCGCTGA
- a CDS encoding carboxylesterase/lipase family protein produces the protein MAGEKALVVSTREGQVQGALVDRVMVFKGIPYAKPPVGSRRWKSPEPMDPWSNVRPALEFGLSPFQDRQGCIDTGGGDPGKMSEDCLYLNVWTPRAEAGAKLPVVFWIHGGAFVIGAGNLPAYNGVPLASQDVVLVTFNYRLGHLGFFAHPALERENPNGPVNFGLLDQMAALAWVNRNIAQFGGDPDNVTVMGQSAGAKSVLSLYASPLMKDKNHFKRGVALSSYVLNELPREDAVSRGTIFASDLDLTGDDVTMEQLRGLKADDFWKRSPGTVISPASVVGDPVLPKTLRAAFRDNQALKLPLILGSTSYDASVAVAFGIEPKDVVERLGNLVGVVRPYYPDVSDDDELGRRICTDFVFTVVPRLLADHHAEHAPVWRCFFDYTAARLRGERPHGVPHGEDAPWFLLTPDRCPPTQGKLVEEDQQFLRRLQTHVLQFIRTGDPGTSEGVAWQRHTLLKDAALVLGEEVLMAQPYKKNLLGLAVLAVGMGLIDNAMRPPAGRRSTPPDPYAVSHFGLTGTNAQAAGQTG, from the coding sequence ATGGCAGGCGAGAAAGCACTGGTGGTCTCCACCCGTGAGGGGCAGGTCCAGGGCGCGCTGGTCGACCGGGTGATGGTCTTCAAGGGGATTCCGTACGCGAAGCCTCCCGTGGGCTCCCGGCGTTGGAAGTCCCCCGAGCCCATGGACCCGTGGTCGAACGTCCGCCCCGCGCTGGAGTTCGGCCTCTCCCCCTTCCAGGACCGGCAGGGCTGCATCGACACGGGAGGTGGCGACCCCGGGAAGATGAGCGAGGACTGCCTCTACCTCAACGTCTGGACGCCCCGAGCGGAGGCCGGCGCGAAGCTGCCCGTCGTCTTCTGGATTCACGGCGGCGCGTTCGTCATCGGCGCGGGCAACCTGCCGGCCTACAACGGGGTGCCCCTGGCGAGTCAGGACGTGGTGCTCGTCACCTTCAACTACCGGCTGGGCCACTTGGGCTTCTTCGCGCACCCCGCGCTGGAGCGGGAGAACCCGAACGGCCCGGTGAACTTCGGCCTGCTGGACCAGATGGCCGCGCTGGCGTGGGTGAACCGCAACATCGCGCAGTTCGGCGGAGACCCGGACAACGTCACCGTCATGGGCCAGTCCGCGGGCGCCAAGTCCGTGCTGTCGCTCTACGCGTCGCCGCTGATGAAGGACAAGAACCACTTCAAGCGGGGCGTGGCCCTCAGCTCCTACGTCCTCAACGAGCTGCCCCGCGAGGACGCCGTCTCGCGAGGCACCATCTTCGCCAGCGACCTGGACCTGACGGGTGACGACGTCACCATGGAGCAGTTGCGCGGGCTGAAGGCGGATGACTTCTGGAAGCGCTCGCCCGGCACGGTCATCTCGCCGGCCTCCGTGGTGGGGGACCCGGTGCTGCCGAAGACGCTTCGCGCCGCGTTTCGCGACAACCAGGCGCTCAAGCTGCCCCTCATCCTCGGCAGCACCAGCTACGACGCCAGCGTGGCGGTCGCCTTCGGAATCGAACCGAAGGACGTCGTCGAGCGGCTGGGCAACCTGGTCGGCGTGGTCCGCCCCTACTACCCGGACGTGTCGGATGACGATGAGCTGGGTCGGCGCATCTGCACCGACTTCGTGTTCACCGTGGTCCCCCGGCTGTTGGCCGACCACCACGCGGAGCACGCGCCCGTCTGGCGCTGCTTCTTCGACTACACGGCGGCGCGGCTTCGCGGAGAGCGGCCCCACGGCGTCCCGCACGGCGAGGACGCCCCCTGGTTCCTCCTCACGCCGGACCGGTGCCCGCCCACGCAGGGCAAGCTGGTGGAGGAGGACCAGCAGTTCCTGCGCCGCCTCCAGACGCACGTGCTCCAGTTCATCCGCACGGGAGACCCGGGCACCAGCGAGGGCGTCGCGTGGCAACGCCACACCCTGCTCAAGGACGCCGCGCTGGTGCTGGGCGAGGAGGTCCTGATGGCGCAGCCCTACAAGAAGAACCTGCTGGGGCTGGCGGTGCTCGCGGTGGGCATGGGCCTCATCGACAACGCCATGCGGCCTCCCGCCGGGCGCAGGTCCACGCCGCCCGACCCGTACGCCGTCTCGCACTTCGGCCTGACGGGCACGAACGCCCAGGCCGCGGGACAAACCGGCTAG
- a CDS encoding serine/threonine-protein kinase, translating to MAVPFGKYELLRKIASGGMGQIFLAREHGTGFERLVVLKLILPHLAEDDEFLSMFLDEAGLVARLTHPNLITILDLTQIEARHCLAMEYVQGDDVRRLDKYSRAQGKPLSVGMILRIIADAAAGLHYAHQARDVQGKPMRLVHRDVSPQNILVGFDGGVKVIDFGVAKAATSSANTATGVLKGKYPYMSPEQAGGLAIDARSDQFALGVVMWELLTGKRLFKGDSDLMTLRLVKDCQVPRPSQLNPKLPPGLDEVVLKALAPTPDERYPDCGALRLALEDFALNQRVPSSSAHLAAYLRELYAERINAETDPARLDQLAEDADLDSRSNSSLSGVGGTSGRTSGSRQPRSGTRSKHQTAALGIPSPVVNDRTRGTSPMDRAPNAEARRVPWVPIVIAAASLLVAAGAAVVFMRQPTTTPPSTQPQQVHVEPERPVAPPPKPAPEPVKMVELPVITEPPGATVSVGGEERGVTPMKLELEQGAPMVAVTLALNGYEPVTREVSAADEELRLELRRQGGKSPGTNPKRPGSSPGGNLGIKTGR from the coding sequence ATGGCGGTGCCATTCGGTAAGTACGAGTTGCTGCGGAAGATTGCCTCCGGCGGCATGGGTCAGATCTTTCTGGCCCGTGAGCACGGAACGGGTTTCGAGCGGCTGGTGGTCCTGAAGCTCATCCTTCCGCATCTGGCGGAGGACGATGAGTTCTTGTCGATGTTCTTGGATGAAGCGGGGTTGGTCGCTCGGCTGACGCACCCCAACCTCATCACCATCCTGGACCTGACGCAGATTGAGGCCCGACATTGTCTGGCCATGGAGTACGTCCAGGGGGACGACGTACGGAGGTTGGACAAGTACTCCCGCGCGCAGGGCAAGCCCCTGTCGGTGGGGATGATTCTGCGCATCATCGCGGACGCGGCCGCGGGCCTTCACTACGCACACCAGGCGAGGGACGTGCAGGGCAAGCCCATGCGGCTGGTCCACCGCGACGTGTCTCCGCAGAACATTCTCGTCGGCTTCGACGGCGGGGTGAAGGTCATCGACTTCGGTGTGGCCAAGGCCGCCACCAGCAGCGCGAACACCGCCACCGGCGTGCTGAAGGGGAAGTATCCCTACATGTCCCCGGAGCAGGCGGGAGGGCTGGCCATCGACGCGCGCAGCGACCAGTTCGCGCTGGGCGTGGTGATGTGGGAGCTGCTCACGGGCAAGCGCTTGTTCAAGGGCGACTCGGACCTGATGACGCTGCGGCTGGTGAAGGACTGCCAGGTGCCGCGTCCGTCGCAGCTCAACCCCAAGCTGCCGCCCGGGCTGGATGAGGTGGTGCTCAAGGCGCTCGCTCCGACACCGGACGAGCGCTATCCGGACTGCGGGGCCCTGCGGCTGGCGCTGGAGGACTTCGCGCTCAACCAGCGGGTGCCCTCCAGCAGCGCGCACCTGGCGGCGTACCTGCGGGAGCTCTACGCGGAGCGCATCAACGCGGAGACGGACCCGGCGCGGTTGGACCAGTTGGCCGAGGACGCGGACCTGGACTCGCGCTCCAACTCGTCGCTGAGCGGCGTGGGGGGCACCAGCGGGCGCACGTCCGGCTCGAGGCAGCCGCGCTCGGGCACGCGCTCCAAGCACCAGACAGCGGCGCTGGGCATCCCCAGCCCCGTGGTGAATGACCGCACGCGCGGCACCTCACCCATGGACCGCGCGCCCAACGCGGAGGCCCGGCGCGTTCCGTGGGTGCCCATCGTCATCGCCGCCGCGAGCCTGCTGGTCGCGGCCGGAGCGGCGGTGGTCTTCATGCGGCAGCCCACGACGACGCCCCCGTCGACCCAGCCCCAGCAGGTCCATGTGGAGCCCGAGCGGCCTGTTGCCCCGCCGCCCAAGCCCGCACCGGAGCCGGTGAAGATGGTGGAGCTGCCCGTCATCACCGAGCCCCCCGGCGCCACGGTGAGCGTGGGCGGCGAGGAGCGCGGCGTGACGCCCATGAAGCTGGAGCTGGAGCAGGGCGCGCCCATGGTGGCGGTGACGCTGGCGCTCAACGGCTATGAGCCGGTGACCCGCGAGGTCTCCGCCGCCGACGAGGAGCTGCGCCTGGAATTGCGGCGCCAGGGCGGCAAGTCCCCTGGCACCAACCCCAAGCGGCCCGGGAGCTCTCCGGGCGGCAACCTGGGCATCAAGACGGGCCGCTGA
- a CDS encoding ABC transporter permease encodes MNITGMQTLFVKEVRRFLRVPGQTVLSPLISTTLYFIVFGYSISTRVHEVEGSPYLHFIVPGLVFLGIANNAFLNSSSSLFITKIQGTVVDLLVAPLGPGELMAGFIGGAMVRGLVVGGLTWMVAGLFTGFSLPHAGVAAYFLLISSYVFSVLGMLAAVWAEKFEQINFFPTFVMLPLTFLGGVFYSVRELPAPWNTISLFNPMVYMVEGLRYGMLGKSMYSPLFGASILAGVAVVATVVSYLVLRSGYRMKA; translated from the coding sequence ATGAACATCACCGGGATGCAGACGCTGTTCGTGAAGGAGGTCCGGCGCTTCTTGCGCGTGCCGGGGCAGACCGTCCTTTCACCGCTCATCAGCACCACGCTGTACTTCATCGTCTTCGGCTACTCCATCTCCACCCGGGTGCACGAGGTGGAGGGCTCGCCGTACCTGCACTTCATCGTGCCGGGCCTGGTCTTCCTGGGCATCGCCAACAACGCCTTCCTCAACAGCTCCTCGTCGCTGTTCATCACCAAGATCCAGGGCACGGTGGTGGACCTGCTGGTGGCGCCCCTGGGGCCCGGTGAGCTGATGGCGGGCTTCATCGGCGGCGCCATGGTGCGCGGCCTCGTCGTGGGCGGCCTGACGTGGATGGTGGCCGGGCTCTTCACCGGCTTCAGCCTGCCGCACGCGGGCGTGGCCGCGTACTTCCTGCTCATCTCGTCCTACGTGTTCAGCGTGCTGGGCATGCTCGCCGCCGTGTGGGCGGAGAAGTTCGAGCAGATCAACTTCTTCCCCACCTTCGTGATGCTGCCCCTCACCTTCCTGGGCGGCGTGTTCTATTCGGTGCGGGAGTTGCCCGCGCCCTGGAACACCATCAGCCTCTTCAACCCCATGGTCTACATGGTGGAAGGGCTGCGCTACGGGATGCTGGGCAAGAGCATGTACTCGCCCCTGTTCGGCGCCAGCATCCTCGCGGGCGTCGCCGTGGTGGCCACCGTCGTCTCGTACCTGGTGCTCCGCTCCGGTTACCGGATGAAGGCCTGA
- a CDS encoding ABC transporter ATP-binding protein: MSTPTPALELQGLTKRYGSFTALHQMNLTIQAGEIFALLGPNGAGKTTMIGSVCGLVKKTEGAIRVFGQDLDKDPVGPRYQVGLVPQEINFDPFFTVAESLRIQQGFYGQKRDEARVDEVLTALNLHTKKDSLTRALSGGMKRRLLIAKALVHKPKLVFLDEPTAGVDVELRRDLWTYVRKLASQGTTIVLTTHYLEEAEELADRVGIINEGRLLMVEDKATLLKRFGEKRVVVTFDTPQTTLSEAVRRFTARLAEDGRTLTYVEREGVAPAGDLLRVLYAEGLPIADVETRRSRLEDVLLEVLRGRPSTQAA, encoded by the coding sequence GCACCAGATGAACCTCACCATCCAGGCGGGGGAGATCTTCGCGCTGCTGGGGCCCAACGGGGCGGGCAAGACGACGATGATTGGAAGCGTCTGCGGCCTGGTGAAGAAGACCGAGGGCGCCATCCGCGTCTTCGGCCAGGACCTGGACAAGGACCCGGTGGGCCCGCGCTACCAGGTGGGCCTGGTGCCGCAGGAGATCAACTTCGACCCGTTCTTCACCGTGGCGGAGTCGCTGCGCATCCAGCAGGGCTTCTACGGCCAGAAGCGCGACGAGGCCCGCGTGGACGAGGTGCTCACCGCCCTCAACCTCCACACGAAGAAGGACTCGCTCACGCGCGCGCTGTCGGGCGGCATGAAGCGCCGGCTGCTCATCGCCAAGGCGCTGGTGCACAAGCCCAAGCTCGTCTTCCTGGATGAGCCCACCGCGGGCGTGGACGTGGAGCTGCGCCGCGACCTCTGGACGTACGTGCGCAAGCTGGCCTCGCAGGGCACCACCATCGTCCTCACCACGCACTACCTCGAAGAGGCGGAGGAGTTGGCGGACCGCGTGGGCATCATCAACGAGGGCCGCCTGCTGATGGTGGAGGACAAGGCGACGCTGCTCAAGCGCTTCGGGGAGAAGCGCGTGGTCGTCACCTTCGACACGCCGCAGACGACGCTGTCCGAGGCGGTGCGCCGCTTCACCGCGCGACTGGCCGAGGACGGCCGCACGCTCACCTATGTGGAACGCGAGGGCGTGGCCCCCGCCGGAGACCTGCTCCGCGTGCTGTACGCGGAAGGGCTCCCCATCGCCGACGTGGAGACGCGGCGCTCCCGGCTGGAGGACGTCCTGTTGGAGGTCCTCCGCGGCCGTCCCTCCACCCAGGCCGCCTGA